A portion of the Tepidamorphus gemmatus genome contains these proteins:
- a CDS encoding phage BR0599 family protein, whose translation GPFADGWFRHGRLVWTSGANAGLAGAIRADRRRPDGIEVELWLRAARPVATGDGVTLTAGCDKTFATCRAKFANTANFRGFPHMPGNDRAFSYVVGQSGENDGGSFFN comes from the coding sequence GGTCCGTTCGCCGACGGCTGGTTCCGGCATGGCCGACTCGTCTGGACCTCCGGCGCCAATGCCGGGCTCGCCGGCGCGATCCGCGCCGACCGTCGACGTCCCGACGGGATCGAGGTCGAACTGTGGCTGCGGGCGGCCCGGCCCGTCGCAACGGGCGACGGCGTCACGCTGACCGCCGGCTGCGACAAGACCTTTGCGACGTGCAGGGCGAAGTTCGCCAACACGGCGAACTTCCGCGGCTTTCCGCACATGCCGGGCAACGACCGGGCCTTCTCCTATGTGGTCGGCCAGTCGGGAGAGAACGATGGCGGCAGCTTCTTCAA